In the Flavobacterium pallidum genome, one interval contains:
- a CDS encoding DUF4350 domain-containing protein: protein MSRSIKIYLFLIVVLVVLIAVIDSSQPKPIDWTPTYGITEKKPFGLYIFDREMRGIFKGNDIKPISVTPYEYFLSSYSQDSTMHYGGPKKTFLSIGGGEALDEQSVSALLNFVADGNHAFISAKRIPEWLLDTLKLKQGYDFQYQKDTYNWIANPKLGSKKYKITEGLGNGYFSGIDTLKTQILGYQSGDTARVNFVKVPFKEGSFILHTQPAAFTNFHLLKEDHAAYAEKVMAYIPKNDILWYVKGQDGNKKPESMLRVILGNPQLTWAWYIFLFGLLGFLIFNAKRKQRIVPIIKPLSNTTIDFAKTIGNLYFQEGDHDNIIEKKIIYFLEKVRQDYMIDTTVLDAQFIKKLQLKSGKNPEDIEHLVYLINKSRSDYKAVESDLIEISQAIEKIVS, encoded by the coding sequence ATGAGCAGGAGCATTAAAATATACCTTTTCCTGATTGTGGTATTGGTGGTGCTGATCGCAGTGATTGACAGTAGCCAGCCCAAACCAATCGACTGGACGCCTACTTACGGTATTACCGAAAAGAAACCCTTCGGATTGTATATTTTTGACCGCGAAATGCGTGGCATCTTTAAAGGAAATGATATTAAGCCCATATCCGTGACGCCTTATGAATATTTTCTTTCCTCATACAGCCAGGATTCAACGATGCATTATGGAGGCCCTAAAAAGACCTTTTTATCAATTGGCGGCGGTGAGGCACTCGACGAACAATCGGTATCTGCGCTATTAAATTTTGTTGCCGACGGAAATCATGCCTTTATCAGCGCGAAGCGAATCCCCGAATGGCTTCTGGACACGCTAAAACTAAAACAAGGCTACGATTTCCAATACCAGAAAGACACTTACAATTGGATCGCAAACCCAAAATTAGGCTCCAAAAAATATAAAATCACCGAAGGCCTTGGCAACGGTTATTTCTCAGGAATCGATACGCTGAAAACACAAATCCTTGGCTACCAGAGTGGCGACACGGCCAGGGTAAATTTCGTAAAAGTCCCGTTTAAGGAAGGTTCATTTATCCTGCATACACAGCCTGCAGCTTTTACCAACTTCCATTTGCTGAAAGAGGATCATGCAGCCTATGCGGAGAAAGTCATGGCTTACATCCCGAAAAATGACATCCTCTGGTATGTCAAAGGCCAGGACGGCAATAAGAAACCGGAGTCGATGCTTCGGGTTATCTTAGGGAATCCGCAACTCACATGGGCCTGGTATATTTTCTTATTCGGACTGCTGGGATTCCTTATTTTTAATGCAAAAAGGAAGCAGCGCATTGTGCCGATCATCAAACCGCTTTCAAACACAACAATAGATTTTGCCAAAACCATCGGGAATTTATATTTCCAGGAGGGCGACCACGACAATATCATTGAGAAGAAGATTATCTACTTCCTTGAGAAAGTACGTCAGGATTATATGATAGACACGACGGTTCTTGACGCGCAGTTCATCAAGAAACTGCAATTGAAATCGGGGAAAAACCCTGAAGATATCGAACATTTGGTGTACCTGATCAATAAAAGCCGCAGCGACTACAAAGCCGTAGAAAGCGATTTGATTGAAATCAGCCAGGCCATCGAAAAAATAGTCAGTTAA
- a CDS encoding AAA family ATPase has protein sequence MENFENGAESQMPAGENINFESRLDLRKLQDSIVAVKAELASVIVGQHKMVDQLLVAFLSNGHVLLEGVPGVAKTITAKLLARTLNIDFGRIQFTPDLMPSDILGTSVFDLKKSEFEFRKGPIFSNLILIDEINRAPAKTQAALFEVMEERQITIDGQSYPMDAPFLVIATQNPIEQEGTYRLPEAQLDRFLFKISIDYPKLDEEIAIIQREHNLQDHGKLDNIKTLLSAEDIKQYQSLVKQIIVEPHLLEYIAKIVVNTRENAFLYLGASPRASIAILNAAKGFAAIRGRDFVTPEDIKEAAIPVLQHRVIVTPEREMEGLTSTAIIKTILESVEIPR, from the coding sequence ATGGAAAATTTTGAAAACGGGGCGGAAAGCCAAATGCCGGCAGGCGAAAACATCAATTTCGAATCGCGTCTCGACCTCAGGAAACTGCAGGACAGCATTGTTGCCGTCAAGGCGGAACTTGCGTCTGTGATTGTAGGGCAGCACAAAATGGTCGACCAATTGCTCGTTGCTTTTTTATCAAACGGACACGTCCTGCTGGAAGGTGTTCCGGGCGTGGCGAAAACCATTACGGCCAAATTGCTCGCGCGAACATTAAACATTGATTTTGGGCGCATCCAGTTCACGCCTGATCTGATGCCATCGGACATCCTTGGGACTTCAGTCTTTGACCTTAAGAAATCAGAATTCGAATTCCGCAAAGGGCCCATCTTTTCAAACCTGATCCTGATCGACGAAATCAACCGTGCCCCTGCCAAAACCCAGGCCGCACTTTTTGAAGTGATGGAAGAGCGCCAGATTACGATTGACGGGCAATCTTATCCGATGGATGCCCCATTTCTTGTCATCGCCACGCAAAACCCGATCGAGCAGGAAGGTACCTACCGCCTCCCGGAAGCACAACTCGACCGCTTCCTGTTTAAGATTTCTATTGATTATCCCAAGCTGGACGAGGAAATTGCCATCATCCAGCGCGAGCACAATTTGCAGGATCATGGAAAACTCGACAACATCAAAACCCTGCTTTCTGCAGAAGACATCAAGCAGTACCAATCATTGGTAAAACAGATCATCGTCGAGCCGCATTTGCTTGAATATATTGCCAAAATCGTAGTGAACACCCGTGAAAATGCATTCCTGTATCTGGGTGCCTCACCACGGGCTTCAATCGCGATATTGAATGCCGCCAAAGGTTTTGCGGCAATCCGCGGACGTGATTTCGTCACACCTGAAGACATCAAAGAAGCTGCGATCCCTGTCTTGCAACACCGTGTGATTGTCACTCCGGAACGTGAAATGGAAGGCCTTACGAGCACTGCAATTATTAAAACCATACTGGAATCGGTAGAAATTCCAAGATAA
- a CDS encoding DUF58 domain-containing protein: MRNVLNFFRRLYINHQFFFILMGMMLVFICAFIFPFLFNAARYLFFGLLFLLLLDIIILFTTKNAVEATRSMPEKLSNGDENPISIKIKNFYTFPIRVKIVDEIPFQFQIRNFNIEKKIDASSEKELVYYLRPVERGEYSFGNLNIFVSSPLGIISRKFTFDKDRMVPTYPSYIQLRKYDLMAFSNNLFQYGVKKIRRIGHSMEFEQIREYTQGDDIRTLNWKATAKKNALMINQFQDEKSQSVYMIIDKGRVMKMPFNGLSLLDYAINATLVLSNVILKKHDKAGMLTFSKKVENRVIAEKRSSQMEKILESLYNVKTDFFESDYSRLYGDIRKNINHRSLILLYTNFESLDGLHRQLPYLKAIAKNHLLVVIFFNNTELNELIQSKAGNIRQVYDKAIAEKFAFEKRLIVNELRKYGIHSVLTQPENLTLDTINKYLEIKARGIL, encoded by the coding sequence ATGAGGAACGTATTGAATTTCTTCAGGCGATTGTACATCAACCACCAGTTCTTCTTCATTTTGATGGGGATGATGCTGGTATTTATCTGTGCATTCATATTCCCGTTTTTATTCAATGCGGCACGTTACCTTTTTTTCGGGCTGTTATTCCTGCTTTTACTGGACATCATTATTTTATTTACGACTAAAAATGCCGTCGAAGCCACACGCTCGATGCCTGAAAAATTATCGAACGGCGACGAAAATCCGATTTCCATTAAAATAAAAAATTTCTATACCTTTCCTATCCGGGTGAAAATTGTGGACGAAATTCCGTTTCAGTTTCAAATCCGCAATTTTAATATTGAGAAAAAGATTGATGCCTCTTCGGAAAAAGAACTTGTTTATTACCTGCGGCCTGTGGAGCGTGGCGAATATTCCTTTGGAAACCTGAACATCTTCGTATCATCTCCGCTAGGCATCATCTCAAGGAAGTTCACTTTTGACAAGGACCGGATGGTTCCCACTTATCCCTCATACATCCAACTCAGGAAATACGACCTGATGGCGTTTTCGAACAACCTGTTTCAATACGGTGTGAAGAAAATAAGGCGCATCGGGCACTCGATGGAATTTGAGCAGATCAGGGAATATACCCAGGGCGACGACATCCGTACATTGAACTGGAAGGCCACGGCGAAGAAAAATGCGCTGATGATCAACCAGTTCCAGGATGAAAAATCCCAGTCTGTATACATGATCATCGATAAGGGCCGCGTGATGAAAATGCCGTTCAACGGGTTGAGCCTTTTGGATTATGCGATCAATGCCACGTTGGTTTTGTCCAATGTCATCCTGAAAAAACACGATAAAGCCGGAATGCTGACGTTTTCCAAAAAAGTCGAAAACCGTGTCATTGCCGAGAAAAGGTCATCGCAAATGGAGAAAATCCTCGAAAGCCTTTACAATGTCAAAACTGATTTTTTCGAAAGCGATTACAGCAGGCTCTACGGTGACATCCGTAAAAACATCAACCACCGCAGCCTGATTTTGCTCTATACGAATTTCGAAAGCCTGGATGGATTGCACAGGCAATTGCCCTATCTGAAAGCCATAGCAAAAAACCATTTGCTTGTCGTGATCTTCTTCAACAATACCGAACTCAATGAATTGATCCAGTCAAAAGCCGGAAATATCAGGCAGGTTTATGACAAGGCGATTGCCGAGAAATTTGCATTTGAGAAAAGGCTTATCGTAAACGAGCTCCGCAAATACGGGATCCATTCGGTACTGACACAGCCTGAAAACCTGACTTTGGACACCATCAACAAATATCTTGAGATCAAGGCGCGCGGAATTTTGTAG